The Yoonia sp. SS1-5 genome contains a region encoding:
- the tssB gene encoding type VI secretion system contractile sheath small subunit, with the protein MPSDSATGFIKRNRPPRVNISYADPYDSEKMVELPFVMGVMSDLSGNASQVEKAPLAERNFTDVTAGTLDDYMASVSPGLSFAVENKLDPDSGTKLGVNLEFSSMDDFGPAQVARQVPALAKLLEAREQLANLSRYMNGKSKAQDHLKALLEDPELMAALAEANADAEEDEDKAE; encoded by the coding sequence ATGCCATCAGATTCTGCCACAGGTTTTATCAAGCGTAACCGCCCCCCGCGGGTCAATATTTCCTACGCCGATCCTTATGACAGCGAGAAAATGGTCGAGCTGCCTTTTGTCATGGGCGTGATGTCTGATCTGTCCGGAAATGCATCCCAAGTGGAGAAGGCCCCACTGGCCGAGCGGAACTTTACAGATGTGACCGCCGGCACCCTTGATGACTACATGGCAAGCGTCTCTCCGGGCCTGTCATTTGCGGTGGAAAACAAGCTGGACCCGGACAGCGGTACCAAGCTTGGCGTCAATCTTGAATTCAGTTCGATGGACGACTTTGGCCCGGCGCAGGTCGCCCGTCAGGTGCCTGCCCTGGCAAAACTGCTGGAAGCGCGCGAACAGCTTGCAAACCTGTCCCGCTACATGAACGGCAAGTCCAAAGCGCAGGATCATCTGAAAGCCTTGCTTGAAGATCCGGAACTGATGGCCGCATTGGCCGAGGCGAATGCTGACGCCGAAGAAGACGAAGACAAAGCTGAATAA
- the tssE gene encoding type VI secretion system baseplate subunit TssE → MNTGSTHRKQKASDAKDRRQVSLMHVFRAARATGDGKKDEANYQDGAREMTARSQERRTGTDEATLRKHLTADLASLMNTINLDAISSLDDAPYVAKSVINYGFGDMSEMSNSIHAGKQIAQLIRNTLIEHEPRLIADTIEIQLNREEQETTQRLSFDVSAEMVATPVDVPLDFVAEVDMGAGKIQMTRLRVQT, encoded by the coding sequence ATGAACACCGGCTCAACCCATCGCAAACAAAAGGCCAGCGACGCCAAGGACCGGCGGCAAGTCTCGCTGATGCACGTGTTCCGGGCGGCCCGCGCGACCGGCGATGGCAAGAAAGACGAGGCCAATTATCAGGATGGCGCCCGCGAAATGACCGCCCGCAGTCAGGAACGGCGCACCGGCACGGATGAGGCAACGCTGCGCAAGCACCTGACGGCCGATCTGGCCAGCCTGATGAATACGATCAACCTTGATGCAATCTCGTCGCTAGACGATGCCCCTTATGTTGCAAAATCAGTGATCAATTACGGTTTTGGCGACATGAGCGAGATGAGCAACTCGATCCATGCCGGCAAGCAGATTGCCCAGCTTATTCGCAACACCCTGATTGAACACGAGCCCCGCCTGATCGCGGATACAATCGAAATTCAGCTGAACCGCGAGGAACAGGAAACGACCCAGCGGCTTAGCTTTGATGTGTCGGCCGAAATGGTCGCCACGCCGGTTGATGTCCCCCTCGATTTTGTGGCCGAGGTGGATATGGGCGCAGGCAAGATACAAATGACGCGCCTGCGGGTTCAAACATGA
- the tssC gene encoding type VI secretion system contractile sheath large subunit has product MAEEAQTQEAQVQEGLSELDEFSDMLKQTIKPRTDEAAKEVDNAVVTLVREALDDQTVISEDIIDTIGAMLAKIDEKLTKQVNEIIHAKEFQELESSWRGLAYTVNNSETDSSLRVNVMNVSKGELKSELRRYPGAKWDKSPLFQKIYEQEFGTMGGKPFGTLIGDFYFDQSSGDVGLLRDLSKIAAASHAPFVSAAAPALLGMDSWNEMPNPDDLSEIFDTPDYAAWNSLRDSENSRYLALTLPRVLSREPYTQDGSSVVEEFNFIEETDGHEGNQYAWMNAAHAMAANINRAHKEHGWTVKIRGVQSGGEVMNLPTYAFDTGDGSKDMKIPTEVSITDRREGELSKAGLIGLIHRKHTDKAAFIGAQSLYRPKKYVDDLATASDNMSSRLPYIFAVSRFSHYLKCMVRDKIGTSPDRIQLEKDLQTWINKYVSANPESATEKEKAKKPLAAATVQVIEDEENPGYYMGKFFLKPHFQMEGMDIGMSLVSKLPSGK; this is encoded by the coding sequence ATGGCAGAAGAAGCCCAGACACAGGAAGCCCAGGTCCAGGAAGGCCTGAGCGAACTTGATGAATTTTCCGATATGCTCAAGCAGACCATCAAGCCGCGCACCGATGAGGCGGCGAAAGAGGTCGACAATGCGGTTGTGACACTGGTCCGCGAGGCGCTGGATGACCAGACCGTCATTTCCGAGGATATCATCGACACAATCGGCGCGATGCTTGCAAAGATTGATGAAAAGCTGACCAAGCAGGTCAACGAAATCATCCATGCCAAGGAATTCCAGGAACTGGAAAGCAGCTGGCGCGGTCTGGCCTACACGGTCAACAACTCTGAGACGGATAGCAGCCTGCGGGTGAATGTCATGAACGTCTCGAAGGGTGAGCTGAAAAGCGAACTGCGCCGGTATCCCGGTGCCAAATGGGACAAGTCCCCCTTGTTCCAGAAGATCTACGAACAGGAATTCGGCACGATGGGCGGTAAGCCTTTCGGCACACTGATCGGGGACTTCTACTTTGACCAGTCAAGCGGCGATGTGGGTCTTTTGCGTGATCTGTCCAAGATCGCGGCGGCGTCGCATGCGCCATTCGTCTCGGCGGCCGCACCTGCCCTGCTTGGCATGGATAGCTGGAACGAGATGCCCAACCCCGATGATCTGTCCGAGATTTTTGATACGCCTGACTATGCCGCGTGGAACAGCCTGCGGGACAGCGAGAACTCGCGCTATCTGGCCCTGACCCTGCCGCGTGTGCTGTCACGCGAACCCTATACCCAAGATGGCAGTTCGGTCGTTGAAGAGTTCAACTTTATCGAGGAAACCGACGGGCACGAGGGCAACCAATATGCGTGGATGAACGCCGCCCACGCGATGGCCGCAAACATCAACCGGGCGCATAAGGAACATGGCTGGACCGTAAAAATCCGCGGCGTGCAGTCCGGTGGTGAGGTGATGAACCTGCCAACCTATGCCTTTGATACCGGTGACGGGTCCAAGGACATGAAAATCCCTACCGAAGTGTCGATCACCGACCGGCGTGAGGGTGAGTTGAGCAAGGCCGGCCTGATCGGCCTGATCCACCGCAAGCATACCGACAAGGCGGCCTTTATCGGTGCGCAGTCGCTTTACCGGCCCAAGAAATACGTGGACGATCTGGCCACGGCGTCTGACAACATGTCGTCGCGCCTGCCTTATATCTTCGCGGTGTCGCGCTTTAGCCATTACCTGAAATGCATGGTGCGCGATAAGATCGGGACCAGCCCCGACCGGATCCAGCTTGAAAAAGATCTGCAAACGTGGATCAACAAATATGTCTCTGCAAACCCAGAAAGCGCCACCGAGAAAGAGAAGGCCAAAAAGCCTTTGGCGGCTGCAACCGTGCAGGTCATCGAAGACGAGGAGAACCCAGGTTACTACATGGGCAAGTTCTTCCTCAAACCACACTTCCAGATGGAAGGAATGGATATCGGGATGAGCCTGGTATCCAAACTGCCGAGCGGCAAATGA
- the tssG gene encoding type VI secretion system baseplate subunit TssG, whose product MSAPEQEPRPVGYLALLRKLERESTGKPRIGKNTTLSEEVATIGQDPFLAFPASDMSDIRKDKAGRPDLRNQIIGFFGPHGALPLNTTEEVLRWAKSGDLAFVKFTDLFATRFQQLFFRAWSDARAITQFDHEDDDSFSRYVGALIGIGTPAWKDRGVLSDTKRYSMVSLGMGRVKSPVRLRQMLRYDLGADITLDEHAPTWIMFEADGLNRLGMQGSTIGRDCFLGSRAQSVNEKIVIRIKAKTLDEYRDFLPGGMSHTRMRDIVGGYLGRTFEVAVSLSLPSDEFEPAIVGKSAELGWMATLSPNPEPPPGTYLPGATYTLSDAA is encoded by the coding sequence ATGAGCGCACCCGAGCAAGAACCCCGCCCTGTCGGCTATCTGGCCCTTTTGCGCAAGCTTGAGCGCGAATCCACAGGCAAGCCCCGGATCGGCAAGAACACAACGCTGTCCGAGGAGGTTGCGACCATCGGGCAAGACCCGTTTCTGGCCTTTCCGGCCAGCGACATGTCGGACATCCGCAAAGACAAGGCGGGTCGTCCGGATCTGCGCAACCAGATCATCGGCTTTTTTGGACCCCATGGCGCGCTGCCGCTGAACACAACCGAAGAAGTGCTCCGCTGGGCCAAAAGCGGTGATCTGGCGTTTGTGAAATTCACGGACCTGTTTGCAACCCGCTTTCAGCAGTTGTTTTTCCGGGCTTGGTCCGACGCCCGGGCGATCACCCAATTCGATCACGAAGACGATGACAGTTTTTCGCGCTATGTCGGCGCCCTGATCGGCATCGGAACCCCCGCCTGGAAGGATCGCGGGGTTCTGTCGGACACTAAACGCTACAGCATGGTCTCGCTTGGGATGGGCCGGGTAAAAAGCCCGGTGCGCCTGCGCCAGATGCTGCGCTATGATCTGGGCGCGGATATTACGCTGGATGAACATGCGCCGACATGGATCATGTTTGAGGCGGACGGCCTGAACCGGCTGGGGATGCAGGGCAGCACCATTGGTCGCGATTGTTTTCTGGGATCGCGCGCGCAATCGGTGAACGAAAAGATCGTCATCCGCATCAAGGCAAAGACGCTTGACGAATACCGTGATTTTCTGCCCGGCGGCATGTCACATACGCGGATGCGCGACATTGTCGGTGGGTATCTGGGCCGCACATTTGAGGTGGCCGTGTCGCTGTCGCTTCCATCAGACGAATTCGAACCGGCGATTGTCGGCAAGTCGGCGGAACTGGGCTGGATGGCGACCCTGTCACCCAATCCCGAACCGCCACCGGGCACATACCTGCCCGGTGCGACCTACACGTTAAGCGACGCTGCCTAG
- a CDS encoding type VI secretion system ImpA family N-terminal domain-containing protein has translation MSYDWMKEPISADASCGPDLEAADDAAFVDYYYEAESRMPERYFTPGIKAPDDEFTPGTVFDPKSIDHKSEKETINGLLKRSRDIRLLSLLARLMILAGRLPDFADAVDGLALALETHPNDVHPQETSDRRGAIDELGGSTVVGQPLQYANLAGPGEVTYRRHLVATGQSEPREGEVGLNAGTLMSEIAAPGNKQHVDAAHAALTKAADALHRIKSACLRLDAPFTPSIDATQTVIANIQTMMQDARNDLTPWSAEGASTDDDAPATDTDAPSDDAVAAAPGPAPAATTQPAPAISTSVPNRAAALQTLTAVESYLATNEPAAPSLLLVTQARLLVGRPLIEAIETLMPEHANQTKITFGSGSSFVLYMDRLKMLAGEGANQAAPAADAEPGPVPDIPDRTHVAPLISAVEEYFRVREPASPIPVLLSKARTYLDKDFAAIVADLLPPKGDV, from the coding sequence ATGAGCTACGACTGGATGAAGGAGCCTATTTCGGCAGATGCTTCCTGCGGCCCCGATCTTGAGGCGGCGGATGATGCGGCCTTCGTGGATTACTATTACGAAGCCGAATCCCGGATGCCAGAGCGGTATTTCACCCCCGGTATCAAGGCTCCCGATGACGAATTTACCCCCGGCACGGTATTTGATCCCAAGTCAATCGACCACAAATCCGAGAAAGAGACGATCAACGGGCTGTTGAAGCGCAGCCGCGATATCCGGTTGCTGTCACTGCTGGCGCGTCTGATGATCCTTGCCGGCCGACTGCCCGATTTTGCAGACGCCGTCGATGGGTTGGCGCTGGCGCTGGAAACGCACCCTAATGACGTGCACCCGCAAGAGACCTCTGACCGCCGGGGGGCCATTGACGAATTGGGTGGCTCAACCGTCGTTGGACAACCCCTGCAATATGCAAACCTCGCCGGGCCGGGCGAAGTGACCTATCGCAGACATCTGGTTGCTACCGGCCAATCCGAACCGCGCGAGGGTGAGGTCGGGCTGAACGCCGGCACGTTGATGTCCGAGATTGCGGCACCCGGCAACAAGCAGCATGTTGATGCGGCGCATGCCGCCCTGACAAAGGCCGCCGATGCGCTGCACCGGATTAAGTCGGCCTGCCTGCGCCTGGACGCGCCATTTACGCCATCAATCGACGCCACCCAGACCGTCATCGCCAATATTCAGACGATGATGCAGGATGCGCGCAATGATCTGACCCCATGGTCAGCCGAGGGCGCCAGTACCGACGATGATGCGCCCGCCACTGATACCGACGCGCCGTCGGATGATGCGGTTGCGGCCGCACCCGGCCCGGCGCCTGCGGCGACAACGCAGCCAGCCCCCGCCATCAGCACATCCGTGCCAAACAGGGCGGCCGCCTTGCAGACCCTGACTGCTGTCGAAAGCTATCTGGCCACCAACGAACCGGCCGCCCCCTCGCTGTTGCTGGTCACGCAGGCGCGACTGCTTGTGGGCCGCCCGCTGATCGAGGCGATTGAAACGCTGATGCCGGAACACGCGAACCAGACCAAAATCACATTTGGGTCGGGCAGCAGTTTCGTGCTATACATGGACCGGCTTAAAATGCTTGCTGGTGAGGGCGCCAATCAGGCCGCACCGGCCGCCGATGCCGAACCCGGCCCGGTTCCGGACATCCCGGATCGCACCCATGTGGCCCCGCTGATCAGCGCGGTTGAGGAGTATTTCAGGGTCCGCGAGCCCGCCAGCCCTATTCCGGTGCTGCTCTCAAAGGCGCGCACATATTTGGACAAGGATTTCGCGGCGATTGTCGCAGATTTGTTACCGCCGAAGGGCGATGTGTAA
- a CDS encoding type VI secretion system tube protein Hcp, translating to MAVDIFLKLSNNIKGESQDATHADQIDVLAWSWGLSQSGTTHVGAGGGGGKVNVQDISLTKYVDLASNDLIKRCTTGEHIENGELIVRKSGGAAPVEYFKIKMENIMISSYSTGGSKDGLDRIQENLTLNFRKFEITYTLQEESGAAGAEALVGWDIAQNAEWSS from the coding sequence ATGGCTGTTGATATTTTTCTTAAACTTTCCAACAACATCAAAGGTGAATCGCAGGACGCAACCCATGCCGACCAGATTGACGTTCTGGCATGGAGCTGGGGCCTGTCCCAGTCCGGCACAACGCATGTTGGCGCTGGTGGCGGCGGCGGTAAGGTGAACGTTCAGGATATTTCCCTGACCAAATACGTTGACCTGGCCTCGAACGACCTGATCAAGCGCTGTACAACCGGTGAGCATATCGAAAACGGCGAACTGATCGTGCGCAAGTCCGGTGGTGCGGCCCCTGTTGAGTATTTCAAGATCAAGATGGAAAACATCATGATCTCGTCCTACTCGACTGGCGGATCCAAGGACGGTCTGGACCGTATCCAGGAAAACCTGACCCTGAACTTCCGCAAGTTCGAAATCACCTACACGCTGCAGGAAGAATCCGGTGCCGCTGGTGCAGAAGCACTGGTTGGCTGGGATATCGCCCAGAACGCAGAGTGGAGCAGCTAA
- the tssF gene encoding type VI secretion system baseplate subunit TssF: MKKAFRDAYNKELALLYERSREFAADYPGIADRLGGLIKENLDPAVAGLLEGTAFMAARVQLKMDEEFRTFSTELLNQIFPDALAPTPSVMLTQANPPFDNKDLVKGLHFEGGSYMDARFVDADQRVSCRYALCGPLSIWPLTIPKAVYHSSPAPFLAAGEAEVAPGTKGGLQLTIIRPLSATSTKPGGPLSEIEADSLPIHLIGDMPDAVALYEQIFCDLKRASLRYLDAHGDPVFIRLDPSSIEQIGFDEGDNLFPHDGRLFEGFAKLREIFVFPRKLLGFRLTGLRQHLSRIKESEIQLMLEFGNGNKNLAARISEKGFALNCAPAVNLFEETSSQIRLDDKRTEFVVTPDSSPLTHYEIYSITSVHAHYPGVQDKVRVNPLYAVPRGGKKPRQALYYTSRQKPRRPTEKERRFGSQQRYAGTETFISIYEPPNLEGDARAQRLQVRTLCSNRHLPEYLPIAESRDDFHMCDDVSVSLACVGGPTPPRAAMPELEANASHRSTSGDNYWRLISYLSLSHFSLDGDDDGQTAADSLRELLSLFADLSNVVSEAQLQGLKSVTTRPIVRSIQRGDGYYPARGLEVKITFDEPAFEGSGIILLGATLDRFLAEYAAVNSFTQTVIASTDRGEVVKFPPRTGSGPLI; this comes from the coding sequence ATGAAAAAAGCCTTTCGCGACGCCTATAACAAGGAACTGGCGCTGCTCTACGAGCGCTCGCGCGAATTTGCAGCCGATTACCCGGGGATCGCCGATCGGCTTGGCGGATTGATCAAGGAAAATCTTGATCCGGCGGTGGCGGGTCTGTTGGAAGGCACCGCCTTCATGGCCGCCCGCGTCCAGTTGAAAATGGACGAAGAATTTCGGACATTTTCAACCGAGCTGCTGAACCAGATCTTCCCCGATGCGCTGGCCCCGACCCCCAGCGTCATGCTGACACAGGCCAACCCACCCTTTGACAACAAGGACCTCGTCAAGGGTCTGCATTTTGAAGGCGGCAGCTATATGGATGCCCGCTTTGTTGATGCCGATCAGCGGGTATCCTGCCGTTATGCGCTTTGCGGTCCGCTGTCGATCTGGCCGCTGACAATACCAAAGGCTGTTTATCACAGCAGCCCCGCCCCCTTTCTGGCCGCCGGCGAGGCCGAGGTCGCGCCCGGCACAAAAGGCGGGTTGCAACTGACCATCATACGCCCGCTTTCAGCCACAAGCACAAAGCCGGGCGGCCCCCTGTCAGAGATCGAGGCCGACAGCCTGCCCATTCACCTGATTGGCGACATGCCCGATGCTGTGGCCCTGTACGAGCAGATTTTCTGCGATCTCAAACGCGCCTCGCTGCGCTATCTTGATGCGCATGGCGACCCGGTCTTCATCCGGCTTGATCCCTCATCCATTGAACAGATCGGCTTTGATGAAGGCGATAATCTGTTCCCGCATGACGGCCGCCTTTTTGAAGGGTTTGCCAAGCTGCGCGAGATTTTCGTGTTCCCACGCAAGTTGCTGGGGTTCCGTCTGACCGGGCTTCGCCAGCATCTGTCGCGCATCAAAGAGTCCGAAATTCAACTGATGCTGGAATTCGGCAACGGCAACAAGAACCTTGCCGCCCGCATCAGCGAGAAGGGCTTTGCCCTGAATTGTGCGCCTGCGGTGAACCTGTTCGAGGAAACGTCCAGCCAGATCAGGCTGGATGACAAACGTACCGAATTTGTCGTCACCCCCGATAGCAGCCCACTGACACATTACGAGATTTACAGCATCACGTCGGTGCATGCACATTATCCCGGCGTGCAGGACAAGGTGCGGGTGAACCCGCTCTATGCGGTCCCGCGTGGGGGCAAGAAGCCGCGTCAGGCGCTGTACTATACCTCGCGCCAGAAACCGCGTCGTCCGACGGAAAAGGAACGGCGTTTTGGCAGTCAGCAGCGATATGCGGGGACCGAGACGTTCATTTCGATCTACGAGCCCCCAAATCTGGAGGGCGACGCCCGCGCCCAAAGGCTGCAGGTCAGAACATTGTGTTCCAATCGGCATCTGCCGGAATATCTGCCCATCGCAGAAAGCCGCGATGATTTCCACATGTGTGATGATGTCAGCGTCAGCTTGGCCTGTGTGGGCGGGCCGACCCCGCCGCGCGCCGCCATGCCCGAACTTGAGGCGAATGCCAGTCATCGCAGTACCTCGGGTGACAACTACTGGCGCCTGATCAGCTATCTGTCGCTGAGCCATTTCAGTCTTGATGGCGATGATGACGGACAGACCGCCGCGGACAGCCTGCGCGAACTTCTGTCATTATTCGCGGATTTGTCCAACGTCGTCAGCGAGGCGCAATTGCAAGGCCTCAAGTCCGTCACAACCCGGCCGATTGTCCGGTCAATCCAGCGGGGCGATGGTTACTACCCTGCGCGAGGGCTGGAGGTTAAGATCACCTTTGACGAACCGGCGTTCGAGGGGTCGGGCATTATCCTGCTAGGGGCCACGCTGGATCGCTTTCTGGCCGAATATGCAGCCGTGAACAGTTTCACCCAGACGGTCATCGCCTCGACCGACAGGGGCGAGGTCGTGAAATTCCCCCCGCGAACCGGGTCAGGCCCGCTGATATGA
- the tssH gene encoding type VI secretion system ATPase TssH, producing the protein MAEINIEKYAGKMNRLGYDAFLKAMRQARSEKNRNVGTAHFLFHVVSDQNSDVSCTLRDLGLDRGRVLKDLIAAIDKLDKNVTETPGISEGLSDTLNHAWTYATLFFSEVQIRSGHVLLAMLNDKNLHREITRASAVLGEVSADRLGKESRSLWKDSDEEDMRPMDGSGLQAGGAEAADGTPTSSASTALARFSVDMTADAESGKMDRVVGRDDEIRQIIDILLRRRQNNPILTGEAGVGKTAVVEGFAQCLAAGEVPPKLQGTRLHMLDIQAMQAGASMKGEFEQRLKSLIDEVQASPTPIILFIDEAHTLIGAGGAQGTGDAANLLKPALARGTLRTIGATTFAEYRTYFEKDPALTRRFQPVNVDEPDTERCCYMLRGILGPMEAHHNVRISDEAIVAAVSLSARYIPARQLPDKAVSLLDTACARVAVSQASVPARIGDLHAKIASLETEIASKTAQRDLGEENEERLAEAEEDLGKTREELTSFEAKFEAEKKVVDDILALRAELAKAETGSDEAPEPGDIGDARDPEGADAAEEGTSDEAPRDPDTIRGDMLALMAKLDATDADDRMVYAHVDEQAVASVISDWTGIPAGRMVVDELEQILNLSDHLAERVIGQDHGLKMIAKRIETSRAGLSNPNKPIGVFMLAGPSGVGKTETALALAESLYGGEQNIITINMSEFQEAHSVSLLKGAPPGYVGYGEGGRLTEAVRRKPYSVVLLDEVEKAHPDIHELFFQVFDKGIMEDGNGRPINFKNCLILLTSNVGTDVIMEMGNNGEIIPDLDELSAAMKAPLLEVFPPALMGRIVTIPYFPLGKEVLGGITRLKLGSVAKRLKEAHGANMVYGDDVLDHIVEQCRDPDSGGRMIDNIITNSILPDLSRQVLSRMVSGEEMKEVTIVMKDGAIDYAFA; encoded by the coding sequence ATGGCCGAGATCAACATCGAAAAATACGCCGGCAAGATGAACCGCCTTGGCTATGATGCCTTTCTCAAAGCAATGCGGCAGGCCCGGTCGGAAAAGAACCGCAATGTGGGAACGGCGCATTTCCTGTTTCATGTGGTGTCCGACCAGAATTCGGACGTGTCCTGCACGCTGCGGGACCTGGGGCTGGATCGCGGCCGCGTCCTCAAGGACCTGATCGCCGCAATTGACAAGCTGGACAAGAACGTCACCGAAACGCCCGGTATTTCCGAAGGGTTGTCCGACACCCTGAACCACGCCTGGACCTACGCGACCCTGTTTTTCTCGGAAGTGCAGATCAGGTCAGGCCACGTGCTGCTGGCCATGTTGAACGACAAGAACCTGCACCGTGAAATCACCCGCGCCTCTGCCGTACTCGGTGAGGTGTCTGCCGACCGGCTTGGCAAGGAATCCCGGTCGCTGTGGAAAGACAGCGACGAAGAAGACATGCGGCCGATGGACGGCTCTGGCCTGCAGGCGGGCGGTGCCGAGGCTGCCGATGGCACACCTACATCCAGCGCCTCGACCGCGTTGGCACGGTTCAGCGTCGATATGACCGCCGATGCCGAAAGCGGCAAGATGGACCGTGTTGTTGGTCGCGATGACGAAATCCGGCAGATCATCGACATTCTGCTGCGCCGCCGCCAGAACAACCCGATCCTGACGGGCGAGGCCGGGGTGGGCAAAACCGCTGTCGTCGAAGGTTTTGCACAATGCCTTGCTGCCGGCGAGGTGCCGCCGAAACTACAAGGCACCCGTCTGCATATGCTGGATATTCAGGCGATGCAGGCCGGGGCCTCGATGAAGGGCGAGTTCGAGCAGCGCCTGAAATCCCTGATTGACGAGGTACAGGCCTCTCCCACCCCGATCATCCTGTTCATTGACGAAGCCCACACGCTGATCGGTGCGGGCGGTGCGCAGGGCACGGGCGATGCAGCAAACCTGCTGAAACCGGCGCTGGCGCGCGGCACGTTGCGCACCATCGGGGCCACCACATTCGCCGAATACCGGACTTATTTCGAAAAAGACCCGGCGCTGACCCGACGCTTTCAGCCTGTCAATGTCGATGAACCCGACACCGAGCGCTGCTGTTATATGCTGCGCGGCATCCTTGGTCCGATGGAAGCGCATCACAATGTGCGCATCTCGGACGAGGCGATTGTGGCCGCTGTCAGCCTGTCGGCGCGCTATATCCCGGCGCGGCAACTGCCGGACAAGGCCGTGTCACTGCTGGATACCGCCTGCGCCCGCGTGGCCGTCAGCCAGGCCTCTGTGCCTGCGCGCATCGGCGATCTGCATGCAAAAATCGCCTCGCTGGAAACCGAAATCGCCAGCAAGACCGCCCAGCGCGATCTGGGCGAGGAAAACGAGGAACGGCTGGCCGAAGCCGAAGAGGATCTGGGCAAAACCCGCGAGGAACTGACCAGCTTCGAGGCGAAATTCGAGGCTGAGAAGAAGGTCGTGGATGACATCCTGGCCTTGCGCGCCGAATTGGCCAAGGCCGAAACCGGCAGCGACGAAGCACCAGAGCCAGGCGATATCGGTGACGCGCGCGATCCCGAAGGCGCGGACGCCGCAGAAGAAGGCACCTCTGACGAAGCTCCACGCGATCCCGACACCATCCGCGGCGATATGCTTGCCCTCATGGCCAAACTGGACGCCACCGACGCGGATGACCGGATGGTCTATGCCCATGTCGATGAGCAGGCTGTCGCCTCTGTTATCTCGGATTGGACAGGGATTCCTGCGGGCCGCATGGTCGTGGACGAACTGGAACAGATCCTGAACCTGTCCGACCATCTGGCCGAACGGGTCATCGGGCAGGATCACGGGCTGAAAATGATCGCCAAACGGATCGAAACCAGCCGTGCGGGCCTGTCCAACCCCAACAAGCCCATTGGTGTGTTCATGCTCGCCGGGCCGTCGGGTGTGGGTAAGACGGAAACAGCGCTGGCGCTGGCCGAAAGCCTGTATGGCGGCGAACAGAACATCATCACCATCAACATGTCCGAATTTCAGGAAGCGCACAGCGTTTCGCTGTTGAAAGGGGCGCCTCCGGGCTATGTGGGTTATGGCGAAGGCGGGCGGCTGACCGAAGCGGTGCGGCGCAAACCCTATTCCGTTGTGCTGCTGGACGAGGTGGAAAAAGCCCACCCCGACATCCACGAGCTGTTCTTTCAGGTCTTTGATAAAGGCATCATGGAAGACGGCAATGGGCGGCCGATCAATTTCAAGAACTGCCTGATCTTGCTGACGTCCAACGTGGGCACCGATGTGATCATGGAGATGGGCAATAATGGCGAAATCATCCCCGATCTGGATGAATTGAGTGCGGCGATGAAAGCCCCGCTGCTTGAAGTCTTCCCACCCGCCTTGATGGGCCGGATCGTGACGATCCCCTATTTCCCCTTGGGCAAAGAGGTGCTGGGGGGCATCACCAGGCTAAAGCTGGGCTCTGTCGCGAAACGCCTGAAAGAGGCGCATGGCGCCAATATGGTCTATGGCGACGACGTGCTGGATCATATTGTTGAACAATGCCGCGACCCCGATAGCGGGGGCCGGATGATCGACAACATTATTACCAATTCCATCTTGCCTGATTTATCCCGTCAGGTGCTCAGCCGGATGGTGTCCGGCGAAGAGATGAAAGAGGTCACCATCGTCATGAAAGACGGGGCCATCGACTACGCATTCGCCTAA